A region from the Sphaerodactylus townsendi isolate TG3544 linkage group LG01, MPM_Stown_v2.3, whole genome shotgun sequence genome encodes:
- the LOC125441324 gene encoding serum amyloid P-component-like, protein MKVSIFHLLFLAGLSVISAQEDLSGRAFLFLNDSSENCVIVRPLPEKPLEKLTICLRFYTDLTRTYSLFSYETDPDNSEILIVKTESGDYAFFLGGDYVIFKVPNDPTNWEHVCFAWESTTGTVEFWMNGKPWPRKGMKKGYTVPAAAFILLGKEQDRYWGSSGTFSGELADVYVWDFLLSPYPMRSTYHDFKLPPCILCWKDLQYEVKGDVIVKARLK, encoded by the exons ATGAAGGTGTCTATTTTCCATCTCCTCTTCTTGGCTGGCCTTTCAGTCATATCTGCCCAGGAAG aCTTGTCTGGAAGggcctttcttttcctcaacgACTCCAGTGAAAACTGCGTCATCGTCAGACCCCTGCCAGAAAAACCACTGGAGAAACTTACCATTTGCCTCAGGTTCTACACAGATCTGACTCGGACCTACAGCCTTTTCTCCTACGAGACAGATCCCGACAACAGCGAGATCCTGATCGTCAAGACCGAGTCGGGAGACTACGCATTCTTTCTGGGAGGAGATTACGTAATCTTCAAAGTTCCAAATGATCCCACAAATTGGGAACATGTCTGTTTTGCCTGGGAATCGACCACGGGGACAGTCGAATTTTGGATGAATGGGAAACCTTGGCCACGGAAAGGGATGAAGAAAGGTTAcacagtccctgctgcagcgttCATCCTGTTAGGCAAAGAACAAGACCGTTATTGGGGTTCATCAGGCACATTCTCAGGAGAACTGGCCGATGTGTACGTGTGGGATTTTCTTCTTTCACCTTATCCGATGAGGTCAACCTACCATGATTTCAAGCTTCCCCCTTGCATTCTGTGTTGGAAGGATCTGCAGTATGAGGTCAAGGGCGATGTAATAGTTAAGGCTAGGTTAAAATAA